A region from the Sandaracinus amylolyticus genome encodes:
- the hemW gene encoding radical SAM family heme chaperone HemW — translation MTATSVYVHFPWCLKKCPYCDFNSYGTARDDVPHDAYADAVLRELDARRAQLEGRTLVSIFVGGGTPSLWDPRALGRVLAGIEGAFGARVDDVEVTVECNPTSLDRARAAAMREAGVNRISIGVQSLDASRLKFLGRLHDAPMALSAVREARREITRVSADLMFGMPGQKAQDFEAELDRVLETGVDHVSAYALTIEPGTQFGELHKKGRLPVAPDDDYAETFLAAESMFASRGLEHYEVSNYARPGQEARHNLHYWRGGDYVGLGAGAVGCLGDGRGGARRWRDEALPAKYLESSGELARVESWEESLSAEDRVREALMLGLRTREGVDLDALEARTGVDARVGRERAIERRVGRGELVMEGARMRVPHASWLALDAIVTDLF, via the coding sequence ATGACCGCGACCAGCGTCTACGTGCACTTCCCGTGGTGCCTCAAGAAGTGCCCGTACTGCGACTTCAACTCGTACGGGACCGCGCGCGACGACGTGCCGCACGACGCGTACGCGGACGCGGTGCTGCGCGAGCTGGACGCGCGTCGCGCGCAGCTCGAGGGCCGCACGCTGGTGTCGATCTTCGTCGGCGGTGGGACTCCGTCGCTGTGGGATCCGCGCGCGCTCGGGCGCGTGCTCGCGGGCATCGAGGGCGCGTTCGGCGCGCGCGTCGACGACGTCGAGGTGACGGTCGAGTGCAACCCGACCTCGCTCGATCGGGCGCGCGCCGCGGCGATGCGCGAGGCCGGCGTGAATCGGATCTCGATCGGCGTGCAGTCGCTCGACGCGTCGCGGCTGAAGTTCCTCGGGCGCTTGCACGATGCGCCGATGGCGCTGAGCGCGGTGCGCGAGGCACGCCGCGAGATCACGCGGGTGAGCGCGGACCTGATGTTCGGGATGCCCGGGCAGAAGGCGCAGGACTTCGAGGCGGAGCTCGATCGCGTGCTCGAGACAGGCGTCGATCACGTGTCGGCGTACGCGCTGACGATCGAGCCGGGGACGCAGTTCGGCGAGCTGCACAAGAAGGGTCGACTGCCGGTCGCGCCCGACGACGACTACGCCGAGACGTTCCTCGCGGCCGAGTCGATGTTCGCGTCGCGCGGGCTCGAGCACTACGAGGTCTCGAACTACGCGCGGCCGGGGCAGGAGGCGCGTCACAACCTGCACTACTGGCGCGGCGGCGACTACGTCGGGCTCGGCGCGGGCGCGGTGGGGTGCCTCGGCGATGGGCGCGGCGGCGCGCGGCGGTGGCGCGACGAGGCGCTGCCCGCGAAGTACCTCGAGTCGAGCGGCGAGCTCGCGCGCGTCGAGTCGTGGGAGGAGTCGCTGAGCGCCGAGGATCGCGTGCGCGAGGCGCTGATGCTCGGGCTGCGGACGCGCGAGGGCGTGGACCTCGACGCGCTGGAGGCGCGCACCGGCGTCGACGCGCGCGTCGGGCGCGAGCGCGCGATCGAGCGGCGCGTGGGACGCGGTGAGCTGGTGATGGAAGGCGCGCGGATGCGCGTGCCCCACGCGTCGTGGCTCGCGCTCGACGCGATCGTGACCGACCTCTTCTGA
- a CDS encoding YceI family protein, whose protein sequence is MTTAATQTTAQPSRWTLDASHSSVGFSVRHMMITNVRGEFQKVSGEAVFDPATPEASKVTATIDVASINTREEKRDGHLRSADFFDAEKHPTITFESKRVRRAGDGYEVVGDLTIRGTTREVTLTVEDVTAEHADPWGNRRIGASARTKVRRSDFGMTWNSALEAGGVLVGDEISIAIEVSLIKQG, encoded by the coding sequence ATGACGACCGCAGCCACCCAGACCACCGCGCAGCCGAGCCGCTGGACCCTCGACGCCTCGCACTCGAGCGTCGGCTTCAGCGTGCGCCACATGATGATCACGAACGTGCGCGGAGAGTTCCAGAAGGTGTCCGGCGAGGCGGTGTTCGATCCCGCGACGCCCGAGGCGTCGAAGGTGACCGCGACGATCGACGTGGCGTCGATCAACACGCGCGAGGAGAAGCGCGACGGGCACCTGCGCAGCGCGGACTTCTTCGACGCGGAGAAGCACCCGACGATCACGTTCGAGTCGAAGCGCGTGCGCCGCGCGGGCGACGGCTACGAGGTGGTCGGCGACCTCACGATCCGCGGCACGACGCGCGAGGTGACGCTGACGGTCGAGGACGTGACGGCCGAGCACGCGGATCCGTGGGGCAACCGCCGCATCGGCGCGTCGGCGCGCACGAAGGTGCGCCGCTCGGACTTCGGGATGACGTGGAACTCCGCGCTCGAGGCGGGCGGCGTGCTGGTCGGTGACGAGATCTCGATCGCGATCGAGGTGTCGCTGATCAAGCAGGGCTGA
- a CDS encoding penicillin-binding transpeptidase domain-containing protein, protein MSRYALFFVLVALSSCGHAAPTSPATTSTATSDATPSIDARAREVIDGEIARAFAEPTTRAMSIVVLDPATGRVVATSGRRGDRVDPEIPARDAVVHGSVGKTFTIALALERGVITTADSVDGGGGRAQIGAIEIHDASPHGAMSLEDVVAFSSNVGTARVMERMGRDAWLEGMARLHLDHRVPESARSDDGEAIRAAIGAGLAPTPVEVAASFAAVVNGGTYRAPWREGEPASSGERVLSEATSATMVALLEQSIVREDGTGRGARVEGRRVAGKTGTARLEDGASYAAFVGVAPLEAPRFVIVVGVETVAEGYTGGTVAAPAFARIASELL, encoded by the coding sequence ATGTCTCGATATGCACTCTTCTTCGTGCTCGTCGCGCTCTCGTCGTGCGGGCACGCGGCTCCGACCTCCCCTGCCACGACCTCCACGGCCACGTCCGACGCGACGCCATCGATCGACGCGCGGGCGCGCGAGGTGATCGACGGCGAGATCGCGCGCGCGTTCGCCGAGCCCACGACGCGCGCGATGTCGATCGTCGTGCTCGATCCCGCGACCGGGCGCGTCGTCGCGACGAGCGGACGGCGCGGCGACCGCGTCGATCCCGAGATCCCCGCGCGCGATGCGGTGGTGCACGGCTCGGTGGGCAAGACGTTCACGATCGCGCTCGCGCTCGAGCGCGGTGTGATCACGACCGCGGACTCGGTCGACGGTGGCGGCGGTCGCGCGCAGATCGGCGCGATCGAGATCCATGACGCGTCGCCGCACGGCGCGATGTCGCTCGAGGACGTCGTCGCGTTCTCGTCGAACGTCGGCACGGCGCGCGTGATGGAGCGCATGGGCCGCGACGCGTGGCTCGAGGGGATGGCGCGGCTGCACCTCGATCATCGCGTGCCGGAGAGCGCGCGGAGCGACGATGGAGAGGCCATCCGCGCGGCGATCGGCGCGGGCCTCGCGCCGACGCCGGTCGAGGTCGCGGCGTCGTTCGCGGCCGTGGTGAACGGCGGGACGTATCGCGCGCCGTGGCGAGAGGGCGAGCCCGCGTCGAGCGGCGAGCGCGTGCTGAGCGAAGCGACGTCGGCGACGATGGTCGCGCTGCTCGAGCAGTCGATCGTGCGCGAGGACGGCACGGGGCGCGGGGCGCGCGTCGAGGGTCGGCGCGTCGCGGGCAAGACGGGCACGGCGCGTCTCGAGGACGGCGCGTCGTACGCGGCGTTCGTCGGTGTCGCGCCGCTCGAGGCGCCGCGCTTCGTGATCGTGGTCGGCGTCGAGACGGTCGCGGAGGGCTACACCGGCGGGACCGTCGCAGCGCCCGCGTTCGCGCGGATCGCGAGCGAGCTGCTGTAG
- a CDS encoding heme exporter protein CcmB, which translates to MSVLRAAALLAGKDLRIELRTREITVSTGLFAVLVVVLTSLSFYVDDVIARRIAPGVLWIAIAFAGVLAIGRTWGRERENDAMRGLLLSPIPRPAIFAGKAVGTFAFLIAIEMMLVPLVAVLFHLDLVPALPLMIPTLLLGSFGFVLTGTLFGAMTVRTRSRDLMLSVVLFPLVTPALLAGVVATRGILGGDPLEETLAWLRILGAYDLVVGVCGWFLFGPLVSD; encoded by the coding sequence GTGAGCGTGCTGCGCGCGGCGGCGCTGCTCGCCGGGAAGGATCTGCGCATCGAGCTGCGGACGCGCGAGATCACGGTGAGCACGGGGCTCTTCGCGGTGCTCGTCGTGGTGCTCACGTCGCTCTCGTTCTACGTGGACGACGTGATCGCGCGGCGCATCGCGCCGGGCGTGCTGTGGATCGCGATCGCGTTCGCGGGGGTGCTCGCGATCGGGCGCACCTGGGGCCGGGAGCGCGAGAACGACGCGATGCGCGGGCTCTTGCTGTCGCCGATCCCGCGCCCCGCGATCTTCGCGGGCAAGGCGGTGGGGACGTTCGCGTTCCTGATCGCGATCGAGATGATGCTGGTGCCGCTGGTCGCGGTGCTCTTCCACCTCGACCTCGTCCCTGCGCTGCCGCTGATGATCCCGACGCTGCTGCTGGGCTCGTTCGGGTTCGTGCTGACCGGGACGCTCTTCGGCGCGATGACGGTGCGCACGCGATCGCGCGATCTGATGCTGAGCGTGGTGCTGTTCCCGCTGGTGACGCCGGCGCTGCTGGCCGGCGTGGTCGCGACGCGCGGGATCCTCGGCGGCGATCCGCTCGAGGAGACGCTGGCGTGGCTGCGGATCCTCGGCGCGTACGACCTGGTGGTCGGCGTCTGCGGCTGGTTCCTCTTCGGCCCGCTGGTGAGCGACTGA
- a CDS encoding prolipoprotein diacylglyceryl transferase — MLYGAFVALGIVAGLAATRHAPPDGIPAPVAKRVKACALIGAVIGAHLFELPADLFGWAAPVPGHEGSPVLGRTVLGGILGGWAGVELAKASVGFRGATGDRFAAPLAIALAFGRLGCVTTGCCPGRAIEPGSPWAALSIVHADPPRFPATLVEAYFHAGAALALVLAARAQWLPGRRLAVYLAALAVLRFVLERWRDNPEVLGGLTYYQWLCVPLFVISVGTIVARSRAPRANDAR, encoded by the coding sequence ATGCTCTACGGCGCCTTCGTCGCGCTGGGGATCGTCGCGGGGCTCGCGGCGACGAGGCACGCACCGCCCGACGGCATCCCCGCGCCGGTCGCGAAGCGCGTGAAGGCGTGCGCGCTGATCGGCGCGGTGATCGGCGCGCACCTCTTCGAGCTGCCGGCGGACCTCTTCGGGTGGGCGGCGCCGGTGCCCGGGCACGAGGGCTCGCCGGTGCTCGGGCGCACGGTGCTCGGCGGGATCCTCGGCGGATGGGCGGGCGTGGAGCTCGCGAAGGCGAGCGTCGGGTTCCGCGGCGCGACGGGCGATCGGTTCGCGGCGCCGCTCGCGATCGCGCTGGCGTTCGGACGGCTGGGCTGCGTGACGACCGGGTGCTGCCCGGGACGCGCGATCGAGCCCGGCTCGCCGTGGGCGGCGCTGTCGATCGTGCATGCAGATCCGCCGCGCTTCCCGGCGACGCTCGTGGAGGCGTACTTCCACGCGGGCGCCGCGCTCGCGCTGGTGCTCGCGGCGCGCGCGCAGTGGCTCCCGGGACGACGGCTCGCGGTCTATCTCGCGGCGCTCGCGGTGCTGCGGTTCGTGCTCGAGCGCTGGCGCGACAACCCGGAGGTGCTCGGCGGGCTGACGTACTACCAGTGGCTCTGCGTGCCGCTGTTCGTGATCTCGGTGGGCACGATCGTCGCGCGCAGCCGCGCGCCGCGGGCTAACGACGCGCGCTGA
- a CDS encoding ABC transporter ATP-binding protein, which produces MTIDFERVDARGLVKTFGPTRALAGVDVALRAGLVTVIEGPNGSGKTTLLGILSLLVRPTRGTVRFGSHDALASADALRATIGVLAHAAMVYPDLTGAESLALAAKLHGVRDADRRIAALRERFEIGPFGERPTRTYSRGQLQRIALARALIHEPRLLLLDEPSTGLDPASVDRLIAAVRVERARGAIVVLVTHDVPLAEAIGDRRVRLSRGRVEQDEPLAGATT; this is translated from the coding sequence GTGACGATCGACTTCGAGCGCGTGGACGCGCGCGGGCTGGTGAAGACCTTCGGGCCGACCCGCGCGCTGGCGGGCGTGGACGTCGCGCTGCGCGCCGGGTTGGTCACGGTGATCGAAGGGCCGAACGGATCCGGCAAGACGACGCTGCTCGGCATCCTCTCGCTGCTGGTGCGACCGACGCGCGGCACGGTCCGCTTCGGATCGCACGACGCGCTCGCGAGCGCCGACGCGCTGCGCGCGACCATCGGCGTGCTCGCGCACGCGGCGATGGTCTATCCCGATCTCACGGGCGCGGAGAGCCTCGCGCTCGCGGCGAAGCTGCACGGCGTGCGCGATGCCGATCGCCGCATCGCCGCGCTGCGCGAGCGCTTCGAGATCGGGCCGTTCGGCGAGCGACCGACGCGCACGTACTCGCGCGGTCAGCTGCAGCGCATCGCGCTCGCGCGCGCGCTGATCCACGAGCCGCGGCTGCTGCTGCTCGACGAGCCCTCGACCGGGCTCGATCCCGCGTCGGTCGATCGGCTGATCGCGGCGGTGCGCGTCGAGCGCGCGCGGGGCGCGATCGTGGTCCTGGTCACGCACGACGTGCCGCTCGCGGAGGCGATCGGGGATCGCCGGGTGCGCCTGTCGCGCGGGCGCGTGGAGCAGGACGAGCCTCTCGCGGGAGCGACGACGTGA
- a CDS encoding TlpA family protein disulfide reductase, with protein MRRAEILAGLAVLLIGAPLAFMFASALADGEVRRQEAPLRGILGSDAFEALARGEQSDQHYLGNDRLAPDFTLQDREGRPWRLSDHRGQVIVLNFWTITCQPCVEEMPTLEELARIVAERDDIELVTISTDRTWDQVSTVVAPTSPLTVLLDPDKAVVRDRFGTRLYPETWVIDRDGVIRLRVDGPREWSSAIAVDAIESFL; from the coding sequence ATGCGGCGCGCAGAGATCCTCGCCGGCCTCGCCGTGCTCCTGATCGGAGCTCCGCTCGCGTTCATGTTCGCGAGCGCGCTCGCCGACGGCGAGGTGCGGCGCCAGGAAGCACCGCTCCGCGGGATCCTCGGCAGCGACGCGTTCGAAGCGCTCGCGCGCGGCGAGCAGAGCGATCAGCACTATCTCGGCAACGATCGGCTCGCGCCCGACTTCACGCTGCAGGATCGCGAGGGGCGTCCGTGGCGCCTCTCGGATCATCGCGGGCAGGTGATCGTCCTGAACTTCTGGACGATCACCTGCCAGCCGTGCGTCGAGGAGATGCCGACGCTCGAGGAGCTCGCGCGCATCGTCGCCGAGCGCGACGACATCGAGCTCGTGACGATCTCGACCGATCGCACCTGGGATCAGGTCTCGACGGTGGTCGCACCGACGTCGCCGCTCACGGTGCTGCTCGATCCCGACAAGGCGGTGGTGCGCGATCGCTTCGGGACGCGGCTCTACCCCGAGACCTGGGTGATCGATCGCGACGGCGTGATCCGGCTGCGGGTCGACGGACCGCGCGAGTGGTCGAGCGCGATCGCGGTCGACGCGATCGAGAGCTTCCTGTAG
- a CDS encoding LysR family transcriptional regulator, whose product MDLHRAAIFVKVVDERGFTAAARALDLPKSSVSRAVALLEQELGARLLRRSTRSVALTEAGAAFYERASRGLAALSEAREAVVDLEATLRGPIRVTTAVDAGVWLLAPVVGAFVAQHPDVLVDVVLTGRVVDLGEEGIDLALRAGPIRDDTLVARRLPRVDFALVASRAYLDANGTPKRVAELAQHRCVLFRGVRGRATWTLTGPRGEESVEVRGVVNADDFSFAHQAVAAGAGIGLLPAFDGITGADVVRVLPRYGAPGAPFHLVYPSARYVPRRVAVFRDFLLETLSARR is encoded by the coding sequence ATGGATCTCCACCGCGCCGCCATCTTCGTGAAGGTCGTCGACGAGCGTGGCTTCACCGCCGCCGCGCGCGCGCTCGATCTCCCCAAGTCCTCGGTGAGCCGCGCGGTCGCGCTGCTCGAGCAGGAGCTCGGCGCGCGCCTGCTTCGCCGCTCCACCCGCAGCGTCGCGCTCACCGAGGCCGGCGCCGCGTTCTACGAGCGCGCCTCGCGCGGCCTCGCCGCGCTCTCCGAGGCGCGCGAGGCGGTCGTCGATCTCGAGGCCACGCTCCGTGGCCCGATCCGCGTCACCACCGCGGTCGACGCGGGCGTCTGGCTGCTCGCGCCGGTGGTCGGCGCGTTCGTCGCGCAGCACCCCGACGTGCTCGTCGACGTCGTGCTCACCGGTCGCGTCGTCGATCTCGGCGAAGAGGGCATCGATCTCGCGCTGCGCGCCGGCCCGATCCGCGACGACACGCTGGTCGCGCGCCGCCTGCCGCGCGTCGACTTCGCGCTCGTCGCGTCGCGCGCGTACCTCGACGCGAACGGCACGCCGAAGCGCGTCGCCGAGCTCGCGCAGCATCGCTGCGTGCTCTTCCGCGGCGTGCGCGGCCGCGCGACGTGGACCCTCACCGGACCGCGCGGAGAGGAGAGCGTCGAGGTCCGCGGCGTGGTGAACGCCGACGACTTCTCGTTCGCGCACCAGGCGGTCGCGGCGGGCGCGGGCATCGGCCTCTTGCCCGCGTTCGACGGCATCACCGGCGCCGACGTCGTGCGCGTCCTACCGCGCTACGGCGCGCCCGGTGCGCCGTTCCACCTCGTGTATCCGAGCGCGCGCTACGTCCCGCGACGTGTCGCGGTCTTCCGCGACTTCCTGCTCGAGACGCTCAGCGCGCGTCGTTAG